The genomic region TGCTGGTCCTTCCTTTTAAATCAATACGGCCCAGACGTCGTCTTCCCGGAGCACCACAAGCTCCCGGCCGTCGATCTTGACTTCGGTGCCGGCGTATTTGCCGATCAACATTTTATCGCCGGCTTTGACGTTCATCGGACGGAATTCGCCGTTGTCCAGCACTTTTCCGGAGCCGACGGCGACGACCTCGGCGGTAATCGGCTTTTCTTGCGCCTTGTCCGGGATCACGATGCCTCCGGGAGAGCGGGTTTCGTTTTCCAGGCGTTTGACTACGATACGGTCATATAAAGGACGAATGCTCATCTTGTTGATACCTCGATTGAATCAAGAAACGATTGTTGTTTTTAGGGAAGCGCTGAATAAATCGGCTCCGTTCGCCCTGAGCCTGTCGAAGGGACTCAATCCGTGCTTCCTCAGAATAGAGAGCGCTGCGCGGAGCGTCGTTGGCAATTTAGGGATGGCTCATCGATTTTCAAGAGCAAAGCCGAACTCGATCGTTGCCGTGGATTCTCAAGGCGCAGGCCGCGAGCCTTATGCCCGGTCCGGATCGGTTTTCCGTTTTTCGCCTACTGAAGAAATTATAATGAAAACAGCCGCCCAGCCCAACGGGTTGGATTTAAAGGGCCGTAGGCTGGGTTGAGGAACGAAACCCAGCATTTAGGGCGCCGATGAGCCGGGTTTTCGCAAAGCTCCAACCCGCCTACGCGCTGAAGAAATTATAATGAAAAAGGCTGTTCGGCCAGTAGCCAGTAGCCCGGATGAAACACAGAGACTGTGAAAGAATTCGCAGTTTTGCCTCTCGCCGCAAATTCGTGCCGTGACACAGCCTGCTCGCGGCACTCTAACGGCCGCCGACAAAGTCGGGATTGGAATCGCCCCGTGCGCTATTTAAGGGTGCGAGGCGGTTTTCGTCTATGCATTTTTGTCTTATAGGGCATTCTATCCACCGCATGCCGCTGCTTTTTGGGTGCAGTACGCTCTAAACTGACGCAATCCCAAGAGGTTGAGCACACGCGTAAAGTTATAGGCCAGGGCCATTAAACTCCATTCTCCGCGCACTTTCGCCAGTCCTCGTAGCAAGAAATGATTCCAGCCGGCGCGGCATTTCAAGGTACCAAATCAAGTCCAGCCGTTCAATGTAGGCGTCTATCGCTCTTACCGGGTTATCGGCGTCAATGTAATCGTCCACCCGCGGCGGCAAGCGCGCTGTTTCCATACGATCAAATCTGGTTTTGTAGCGGCGACGCATCGGCTATCCTGGTTTTATTCCAAATGGGCAGATACTATCCTATAAGGAAAATACTTTCACAACCTCAACGCTCCATCCGAGCTACTGGCTAAAGACCCCGGCAGACAAAATCTGCCGCCAAGCATTTCCGGACCGGTGCGAAAAGACCGGCCGGAAATTTTTTGACTCTCTAATTCCTGTTCGATACCGCCTGAAGCTGCATGTCCGGGATCCGATCAAGAAATTTTCTGTAATTGATCGAGATTTTCAGTCCGGCAAAACGGCCGGCCATGCGGGTGAGTTCCTCGGTGGATTTGTCGAAAGTCAGCCTTACCTCGCTCAAGGCCCGGTCCTCATAGCCTTTTTCGATGTCGTGCGTCTGCAGGCGGAAACGGTAAAGATAGATTTCCTGGTTTTTGTCGTCGTCGATCCGGATGGGTTCGCCCAATTTGGCCACCACGTCCTGTTTTTTCGGCAGAGTGGCCGATATTTTATCGATCAGGTCGGTATTGGCCCGAAGCTGCATTTTATCCTTGTTGATCTCGGCGCCGCCCAACGAACGCAAGGACACTTCCAGAAATTTCGGCGGCGCGATTTCCAGAAACAGCGGCGAAAACGACCAGTCGGTAATCCGGTCGTCCTTGTTGAAGGTCAGATCGGAATAAAATTTGATTTCGGGCTTGACGATCTTGTTGCGCTTGTCGAGCTTGCGGAACCAGTAACGCCAGCGCTTGCCGTCCGCCGTCGGAAATTCCTGGCTGGAATGCAGTCTGGCCAGCGACACGAAATCGTCGCTGTAGAGAATGGGCTCTTTGAAATGCAGGGTGAAATCGTCCTTGACGACGACCTTGAAATAGCGGTCAAACTCGTCCATCTGCAGGTAGGTCTGGTAGGCCCTGATCCAATAGATGCATCCCGTCAGCGAGGCGGCCAACAGCAATAAGGCGAGGCTGCGCAGCGCCTTTTCGGTGATCTTTTTCATTAAACTGCTCGTACCCATTATTGTCCTATTCAATCAGACAGACCGTTAAAAAAATGGTTGCAGAGGCGGCCGGGGCCGACTCGTTTCCGGTGAAATACGCCCTGCCCGGTATTTTAAATCGTCCGGCTATTGTAACGGCTAATCGTTTTTTCCGGCGATTTCTGCAAAGCAGCTTTTTCCTGCCCCGGAAGCGATGGAGGTCTTCAATGTCCTGGCCGATGGTCTAAACTGTTAGGATTACAATCGACAGTGATACACGGTCATGGCTACTTTCCTTATCTCAAAACCGCTCAAATTTTCTTTCGTGTCTTCCCTGCTCGTCATTACGACGGTGATCGCACTGATCGAAGCGGTTTTAATGTTTGCGCTGGACGCCCTGCCGAAATCCGGCATTATCCTGACCTCTTTGCAAGAGACCCTGGCGGATACGGCATTGCTTTCGCTGCTGGCGGCTCCGTTGATATGGTGGCTGTCGTTCCGTCCTCTGGCGCTGAAGGTCAGCGAGCAACAGGCCGGTTACGAGCGGCAGGCGAATGAAAACAAGCAATTGCTCCAGGCGCTGGATATCGGTTCTCTGGTCAGCATCACCGACGTCACCGGCCGCATCGTTTATGTCAATCGGCGGTTCAGCGAAGTGTCGGGCTACAGTGAAAGCGAACTGCTCGGCCAGGATCATCGGCTGATCAATTCCGGTTACCACGATCAGGACTTTTTCCGCACGCTGTGGCGTACCATTGCCGAGGGCCAGCCCTGGGAGGGAGAAATCTGTAATCGGGACAGTCAAGGCGGGCTCTACTGGATCGCGAGCAGCATTGTGCCGTTGCTGGGAGAAGACGGCAAACCCAGGCAGTACATTGCCATCTCTCGCAGCATCACCAAAATTAAAGAAAACGAAAGCCGCCTGCTATCGCTGAAACAGGCGCTGGACGCCAGCAGCGAAATGATTCTCGTCACCGATGCTGCCGGCCGGATACAGTACGTCAATCCGGCATTATGCGATTTTACCGGCTGGAAAAAAGAAAAGCTGGTCGGCAATCTGCCCAGTTTATTGAACAGTCCCGAGGCCGATCGGCAAACTCTGCACGGCATGCAGCAATGCTTGCGGCAAGGCAGAACCTGGAGCGGCCGTTTGCTCAATCGGCGCAAAGGCCCGCCGCCTTTCAACATCGACGGCCAGACGACGCCTCCGGACGCGCGTGATTTCTGGGCCGACATTTGCATCACGCCCATCTGCAACAAGGAAGGCGCCTTGATCGGTTACGTGCAGATTCAGCACGACGTCACCGATCAAGTCCTCAAGGAGCAAGCGCAAATTCTGGAAAATACCGACACCGCGGCGCGTCTTGCCATATCCGAAGCCCTGCAGCAAACGCGGCCGCTGCAACAACGCTTTACCCAGGTACTGGACATCCTGTTCAATTTAAAAGCGTTCGATCTGCAGCGCAAGGGCGGCATCTTTCTCAAGGATCCGGATCACGACGTTCTGGAGATGTATCTCTTGCACGGCAAGTTCAGCGAGGAATTCATCCGGCGCGAACGGCGCATTCCTTACGGCGCCTGTCTGTGCGGACGGGCGGCGCTTGCCCAGGAGCTGATCGTCAGCGACGACTGTTTCTGCGATCCCAGGCACGAGCACCGGTTCGAGGACATGCAGGCGCACGGGCATTACATCGTGCCCATCGTCTCCGCCGGCGCCGTGCTCGGCATTCTGTTCCTTTATACCGATCCTTATCCGGTCAAACTGGAATCGCGCCTGACCATGCTGCGTCAGGTCGGCGACATGCTGGCGCTGGCGTTGTTGCAGGAACAGGCGCGGATGTCGCTGGAGTCGGCGCGTTATGCCGCAGAGCAGGCCGCCAAGGCCAAATCGGAGTTTCTGGCCAACATGAGCCATGAAATCCGCACGCCGATGAACGGCGTTCTGGGCATGCTGGAAATTCTGAAAGACACCGAAATGACGCGCGAACAGGAGGATCTGCTGAAAAGGGCGGCCCATTCCGCCGAATCCCTGTTGACGATCATCAACGACATTCTGGATTTTTCCAAACTGGAATCGGGCAAGTGCGAACTGGAGCGGATCGAATTCGATCTGCCGACTCTGGTGGAAGAAATCTGCGCCTTGATGTCGGTGCGCGCCCATGCCAAGCATCTGGAACTCAACTGTTTTCTGCCGCCCCGGCTGCCGCCTCGCTGGCAGGGCGATCCCAACCGCATCCGGCAGGTGCTGGTGAATCTGATCGGCAACGCGGTCAAATTCACCGAGCACGGCGAAGTCTCGGTTAAAGTCATCGAGCAGGAGGCCATGGGCGGCCATCGCACGCTGCGCTTTGAAGTGAAAGATACCGGCATCGGCATGAGCCCCGAAGAACAATCGCGACTGTTTCAACCGTTCACCCAGGCCGACAGTTCGACCGCCCGGCGTTTCGGCGGCACCGGTCTGGGTTTGTCCATCAGCAAAACCCTGGTCGGCTTGATGGACGGCGCCATCGGCGTGGAAAGCGCCGTGGGACAAGGCACCTGCTTCTGGGTGACGCTGCCTTTGGCGCCTGCCGACGACAGCGCGCCTTTGCCTCTCACCGATCTTTCCGGCAAGCGCGCCCTGATCGTCGACGACAACGAGACCAACCGGAAAATTCTGAATCATTACCTACAGCATTGGGGTATGGAAGTCAGCGAAGCCAGCAATGCGCCCGACGCCTTGATCGAGCTGGAAGTCGCGGCGCGGCGGGGGCAGGCGTACGATGTTTTGCTGTCCGACCTGCACATGCCGAAAGTGGACGGCTATGCGCTGGCTCGAGCGATACTCAACGATCCGCCCATCGCATCGACTCCTCGTTTGCTGCTGTCTTCCGGCGGCATGGGCTCCGAAGAGGAGCGGCTGGCGCTGGGTTTTGCCCAAACCCTGCTGAAACCGGTCCGGCAGACGCAATTATTCGATGCCATCGCCCGAGTCCTGCAGGCGCCCGTGACAACCGCCGAAGCTCCGGGCAAAGTGGCCGAAGAGCTGCCCGACTACAACGACAAACGCATCCTGGTCGTCGAAGACAACAAAGTCAATCAGAAAGTCCTCCTGAACATGCTGGGCAAATTCCGCTGTCGTCCGGATCTGGCCGAGAACGGCCTGGAAGCGCTCGGTAAAATGGCGCAAAAAGCGTACGATCTGGTATTCATGGACTGCCAGATGCCGGTCATGGACGGTTACGAAGCGGTCCGCAGACTGCGCGGCCAGGAATTGACCCGCTCGTCCGCACGCATTCCGGTGATCGCGTTGACCGCTCACGTCTCGGCCGGCGAACGCGAAAAATGCCTGGCCGCCGGCATGGATGATTTCATGAGCAAGCCCATCGGCCGGCCGGAGCTGACCGACGTGCTGGCGCGCTGGCTGAGCGAGCCCGGACCGACGCAAGCGGATAGCGCTACCGGCTCGGCGGAAGCCATGTCCGGCAACGCGCCTGCCGGCTGCTGGGATGAGGCCGCAGCGCTCAAGCGACTGGACGACGATCAGGAACTGCTTGGCGACATGATCGACTTGTTTTTGAACGAAGCGCCTGCCTGTTTAATCGAACTGGAAGAAGCGCTGGCGCGCGGCGATGACGCCGGTCTGGCCGATGTGGCGCACGCACTTAAAGGCATGGCCGGACATTTTTGCGCCGAGCGGCTGCAAAACGAAGCCGCCGCTCTGGAACACAGAGCCCTCCGGGGCGGCAACGGTCTGTCCGAGCTTCGGCAAACGGCCCGGCGGGTGGCGGATGAGGCAAACCGTTTGCTCCGCGCTCTGAGCCAAAAGCAAGGAATACCGCTATGAACACCGAATTCAGTTTTCACGAACTCAAAGCCGCAGACCGTCTGCCTTCGCCTTCAGGACTCGCTCTGGCCATCATGCGCCTGGTGCAAAGGGAGGATGCGACCGTAAAAAAGCTGACCGATCTGGTGAAAGCCGATCCGGCATTGACCGCGCGCATTTTAAGCTTCGCCAATTCCGCTGCGTTTGGCGCCCGGCGCCCGGTAGCGGCCATCCAGGACGCGGTGATCATGATGGGCATGCAGGCGGTGCGCAATTTTGCCTTGGGCCTGTCGATCGTCAGCCGTCAACGTAACGAGCATTGTTCCGGCTTCGATTACGGCGTCTACTGGGCGCAAGCCCTGGCCCTGGCGGTCGCCGTCGCCGCCGTGACCGGCCGGGAACGCACGGTGGCTCCGGAAGAATCGTTCACGCTGGGCTTGTTGTCCGACATCGGCCGGCTGGCCCTGGCTACCGCCTGGTCGGACGCTTACAGCGAGTGTCTTCGCGCGTCTCAAGGCGGCGATTTGATGCAATTGGAGCGGGAGCGTTTTGCGGTCGACCATAACGAACTCACGCTGATTTTGTTGCTCGACTGGGGATTGCCCAGCCTCTTGCTGGATTCGCTCAAACTCAGCTTTGAATCTCCCACAGGGGAAAGTTCGCGCATAGTCCGGTTTGCCCAGCAATTGGCTTTTTCCCGTCGCATAGCGCGTTTCTGCGTGGCCGACGATTCGTATCGGGCCGTCCTGCTTCCGGATTTGCGGCAAGATGCGGTATTGCACGCTCTCGAAGGCGAGTCATTCGACCGGTTTCTCGACGAGATTTGCAAGCAGTGGCAGGAGTGGGGCAAGCTGATCGACATCGAAACGGATGTGCGGATGGTGTTTCCGGTGAGCCGGCACGATCCGTTCGAGGCATTGCCCGGCCTGGAATTGTTACTGGTGGACGACGATCCGATGATGCTGGCGCGGCTGTCGAAACAGTTAGCCTCGGCCGGACATCGGGTGAGCACCTGCCGGGACGGCGAATCGGCGCTGAAACTCATCATCGAAAACAAACCTCAACTGGTGATTACCGACTGGCGGATGAAGCCGATGGACGGCCTGACTCTGTGCAAGACCTTGCGCGGCTCCGATCTCGGCAAAAATCTGTATCTGATCATGCTGACGGCGTCCGAGAGCGAAGATGCGCTGGTGGAGGCCTTCGACGCCGGCATCGACGATTACGTCATCAAACCGGTCAGTCTGAAGGTCCTGCTCGCGCGAGTCCGCGCCGGCCAGCGCATTCTCATGCTGCAACAGGAACTGGAAAAGGAAAAGAAAGACATCGAGCGCTACAGCGCCGAGCTGGCGGTCGTCAACCGCCGCCTGGAATTGATGGCCAATACCGATATTCTCACCGGCCTGCCCAACCGCCGATATGCCCTGAACCGTCTGGAACAGGAATGGGACAGCGCGCAACGCTACGGCCGCCCGCTCAGCGTGTTGATGCTGGACCTGGATTATTTCAAATCGATTAACGACAATTTGGGTCATGACGCCGGCGACGTCGTGCTCGCCCATGCCGCCAATTTGTTGAAAGCCAATGCCCGCACCAGCGACATCGCGTGCCGATTGGGCGGCGAGGAGTTTCTGGTGATTGCTCCCAACACCGACGCCAAAGCCGCCCTGCTTCTGGCCGAGCGCATTCGCAGCTCCATCCAGACCGAACAACCCAAAGATCTGGCCCTGCCCCGGCCGATGACCGTAAGCATCGGCGTAGCCGGCTCGCTGGGCGGCAAACCCAGATGGAACGAGCTGATCAAACTGGCCGACCAGGCTTTATACAAAATCAAGGCGGAGGGCCGCAACGCCGTGAGGCTGGCCTCGCAGTAACAAGGATTCGGGCGTAAATTATTTCCCTGTTTAAGGCATAGGATGCTGCCGAGGATAAAATTTTTGACGGCAGGCTCAAGTCCGTGCACCCGAATCGAAAAGGCTCTCATGCGAGTATGTCCAAGCAAGCCAGCCTCTAACCGGTTTGTTCCGCCTTGGCCAGTGCCTGCCGCAAGGTTTCTTCGATTTTTCTCCGGTCGGTCGTCTCCCATGCGGTATTGAAGAGCGCCCAACCCTCGTCTCCGGGCAGGCGCACCCGGAATAAAGACCAGCTAAAATAGGCGTCTTCCAGAGGGCCGTTCTCGGATCGTTTTATTTTATAGGGTGCGTCCATGATCGAAAACGGAGTCCCGGTCTCCGCGACTTCCCGGAATATTTTTTCCAGTTCGGGCACTTCCGGCCACACCTCCTGCACGGTTTTTCCGATCATTTCCTTCTGCGGCGCGATCCTCTGGTACCGGGGATTGACCAGCAATATTCTCAAGTCCGAAGCCCGCACGATATTGACCGCAACGGGCAGGTGCCTGATCACCGTTTCTAACAGATTGCGCTGAGCCCGGGCCTCTTCCTCGGCCTGCTTGAGCCGGGTAATGTCCTGCATCGCGCCGATCATGCGGACCGGTTTCCCTTCCGCGTCCCGAATCAGGAATCCGCGGTCGAGTACTTCGGCATAGCTGCCGTCGACTTTCCGGAAACGGTACTCGTCCTGCCATAGGTCGCGCAGAGCATCGTCGAGAACGGCCTGGAATTTTGCAGTGACTCCGGGCCGGTCCTCGGGATGCACTTTTTCCAGCCACCAGGCCGCCGTCTGCGGTCCGTCGACCGCGTCGGTCCAGCCGAAGACTTCGATTCCCGACGTACTCCAGTGCTGCGAGTCGTGCACGATGTCCCAGTCCCAGATGACGTCGGAGGTGGCCTGCGAGGCCAGAGTTAACCGTTTTTCGCTTTCACTCAAGGCTTCCGTGGCTTTCTTCCAGTCGTCGACATCGGTATTGCTGCCGAACCATTTGACGATGCGGCCCGCCTCGTCCCTGAGAGGCGTCGCCAGGGTATGGAACCAGCGGTAAACGCCGTCGTGC from Methylosarcina fibrata AML-C10 harbors:
- a CDS encoding co-chaperone GroES, giving the protein MSIRPLYDRIVVKRLENETRSPGGIVIPDKAQEKPITAEVVAVGSGKVLDNGEFRPMNVKAGDKMLIGKYAGTEVKIDGRELVVLREDDVWAVLI
- a CDS encoding response regulator — translated: MATFLISKPLKFSFVSSLLVITTVIALIEAVLMFALDALPKSGIILTSLQETLADTALLSLLAAPLIWWLSFRPLALKVSEQQAGYERQANENKQLLQALDIGSLVSITDVTGRIVYVNRRFSEVSGYSESELLGQDHRLINSGYHDQDFFRTLWRTIAEGQPWEGEICNRDSQGGLYWIASSIVPLLGEDGKPRQYIAISRSITKIKENESRLLSLKQALDASSEMILVTDAAGRIQYVNPALCDFTGWKKEKLVGNLPSLLNSPEADRQTLHGMQQCLRQGRTWSGRLLNRRKGPPPFNIDGQTTPPDARDFWADICITPICNKEGALIGYVQIQHDVTDQVLKEQAQILENTDTAARLAISEALQQTRPLQQRFTQVLDILFNLKAFDLQRKGGIFLKDPDHDVLEMYLLHGKFSEEFIRRERRIPYGACLCGRAALAQELIVSDDCFCDPRHEHRFEDMQAHGHYIVPIVSAGAVLGILFLYTDPYPVKLESRLTMLRQVGDMLALALLQEQARMSLESARYAAEQAAKAKSEFLANMSHEIRTPMNGVLGMLEILKDTEMTREQEDLLKRAAHSAESLLTIINDILDFSKLESGKCELERIEFDLPTLVEEICALMSVRAHAKHLELNCFLPPRLPPRWQGDPNRIRQVLVNLIGNAVKFTEHGEVSVKVIEQEAMGGHRTLRFEVKDTGIGMSPEEQSRLFQPFTQADSSTARRFGGTGLGLSISKTLVGLMDGAIGVESAVGQGTCFWVTLPLAPADDSAPLPLTDLSGKRALIVDDNETNRKILNHYLQHWGMEVSEASNAPDALIELEVAARRGQAYDVLLSDLHMPKVDGYALARAILNDPPIASTPRLLLSSGGMGSEEERLALGFAQTLLKPVRQTQLFDAIARVLQAPVTTAEAPGKVAEELPDYNDKRILVVEDNKVNQKVLLNMLGKFRCRPDLAENGLEALGKMAQKAYDLVFMDCQMPVMDGYEAVRRLRGQELTRSSARIPVIALTAHVSAGEREKCLAAGMDDFMSKPIGRPELTDVLARWLSEPGPTQADSATGSAEAMSGNAPAGCWDEAAALKRLDDDQELLGDMIDLFLNEAPACLIELEEALARGDDAGLADVAHALKGMAGHFCAERLQNEAAALEHRALRGGNGLSELRQTARRVADEANRLLRALSQKQGIPL
- a CDS encoding diguanylate cyclase, translated to MNTEFSFHELKAADRLPSPSGLALAIMRLVQREDATVKKLTDLVKADPALTARILSFANSAAFGARRPVAAIQDAVIMMGMQAVRNFALGLSIVSRQRNEHCSGFDYGVYWAQALALAVAVAAVTGRERTVAPEESFTLGLLSDIGRLALATAWSDAYSECLRASQGGDLMQLERERFAVDHNELTLILLLDWGLPSLLLDSLKLSFESPTGESSRIVRFAQQLAFSRRIARFCVADDSYRAVLLPDLRQDAVLHALEGESFDRFLDEICKQWQEWGKLIDIETDVRMVFPVSRHDPFEALPGLELLLVDDDPMMLARLSKQLASAGHRVSTCRDGESALKLIIENKPQLVITDWRMKPMDGLTLCKTLRGSDLGKNLYLIMLTASESEDALVEAFDAGIDDYVIKPVSLKVLLARVRAGQRILMLQQELEKEKKDIERYSAELAVVNRRLELMANTDILTGLPNRRYALNRLEQEWDSAQRYGRPLSVLMLDLDYFKSINDNLGHDAGDVVLAHAANLLKANARTSDIACRLGGEEFLVIAPNTDAKAALLLAERIRSSIQTEQPKDLALPRPMTVSIGVAGSLGGKPRWNELIKLADQALYKIKAEGRNAVRLASQ